GGCGAAAGGTGAACACCCCGGTCGCCGTGTTATAGACGTTCGTTCCGGTCACATCGGCCGGCATCAGGTCAGGGGTGAACTGGATGCGGTTGAACCCGGCCCCGATGACGCGCGCCAGGGTTTTGACGAGCAGCGTCTTGGCCGTGCCCGGCGGCCCTTCAAGCAGAACGTGACCTTCGGTCAGAAGTCCGGTGAGAATCTGGTCAATGATGGCGTTTTGCCCAACGATGACAAGACGCAGTTGCCGCCGGATGAAGTCGGCGACTTCCTGCACAGATGGCCCCATAAGGTTTCCTTTCCCGACCGTGGTTTATGTGCCGTTGGCGTCGAGTCCCAGTTCGCGCAGCCTGGCCGCCAGACGTTGCAAACGTGCTTCAGCGGCTTCCGCCCGATGACGTTCCGCCTCAGCCTGCTGCCACGCTGCCTCCGCCCGTTGCCGCTCGGCTTCCGCCCGCTGCCGCTCGGCTTCCGCCCGCTGCCGTTCGGCTTCCGCCCGCTGCCGTTCGGCTTCGATCCGTTGCTGCGCCAGGGCCGCTTCCTGGGCAGCTTGCGACAGCCGCTGGAGTTCTTCCCGCAGGAGGTCTTCGGGCATGGGCGGCGCCAGAATGGTCTCAACTGGCAGGGTCAGCCCGGCCAGCACCTGCGATGCGAGCACATCCCCCGGCTTGAGCACCTGCTCCTGATAGGTTGTGGCATCCTCCGCCAGATACAGCGCCACAACCTGTTTCCGGCGGCCGTCCACAATCCAGTACTCTGGAATCCGCCGCTGCTCATACTCGGCGCGCTTGTCGTAGTAATCGTCTTTCCAGTTCTCGCTTGTGACTTCGACGACCAGACGCATCGGCTCGCCGAGTCGCAGGACAGCCGGGCCACCCTGCTTCAGCAGACGTTCCCAGTCGTGGCGGTCATACACGGCAATGTCCGGCAGGCGCGACGTGTCTTCCTCGGTCTGGACGCCGGCATTGACCCGCACGACAAAGGGAAGGTCATGCGCGGCAATGAAGCGCATCATCATCGCGGCCAGAAAGCTGATGAGCAGTTCGTGCGCGGCAGTGGCCGTGGGCATAGGAACCAGCACCCCGCGCACCAGTTCGTAGCGGGTGTCCGTGCCATCGTCAAAACGCAGGTATTCCTCGAAGGACATCCGGCGTTCAACGGGCGGAGCCGAAGGCGCGCGTGACATCGTGCATCATCTCCCCAAAGGTTCTACGGTCAAGACGACCGGTTTCGAGCAGGCCGGTTCAGGAGCAAAGCCTGCTGGCTACAAACCTTCACCGACCGCATCGGTAAAGTTCAACTCACTGGTTGGCGTCAAGCCAAACAGGTTCTTCCGCACCGGTTGCTGCTCAAGACGCCGGCGCACTTCGGCCAAAAGCTGTCTGGCTTCATCTGTGGCGGCCGGTGAACTGGCGGCCAGCGCGAGCAAAGCCTGGGCAAACGTCATCGCCAGTTCCTCATCCTGCTGCGCCAGTGCTGCCGCCGCCAGACGGGACAACAACTGCCGCTGTGCAGCAAGCCGCTGGTCAGCAGCCTCCCGGCTGGCCGATGTGTACGCTGCCGCCGGCCAGGAAACCACCGGCTGCTCATAGACCAAACCGGCGGCCGGCAGGCCGGCGGAAGGCGTTTGCGGGACAAACTGCACATTGCGCGCCAGCGCCAGCGCCATTCCGGTCTGGTTGGCCGCCAGTGCTGCCCGAATGACCTGCTCCCGATCAGATGAGGCCCCTTCGCGCAGGGCCTGCACGTAGGCCGGGATGGCCTGCCCTGGCCGGTTCGTCCGTTCCAGAAATTGCCCGTAGGCTTCCCGCGTGCCCGTGGCGTATGGCATTTGCGCCGCCTGCTCAAAGGTTTTCTGGGCCTCGGTCGTACGCCCCAGCGCGTCCTGCAACACAGCCAGGCAGGTCAGACTTTCCGCATCAGAGGACGCGCGGGCTTTACCCAACAGCGCCTCACCGACTGCCGGCTGCTGAAGCACCATGGCGGCCAGTTGCTGAAGTCCGCGCTGCCGTTCCTCCGCCTTCAACCGGCGGTCCTGAGCGAGTTCATAGAGTTGCGTCGCGGCTGCTCCCAGATCGCCCGTACGCGCCAGCAGCCGCGCCATCTCAATCCGGTTTTCGGCATCTCCCGGAAGCAGCCGGTAAAGACGCTCACGCCACTTCAGGGCCGGCGCATAAGCCCCATATTTGGCCGCCAGCGCTGCCGCCTCGGCCAGCACCTGCGGTTCGGGGCGGCGCTCAACCAGCCGGCTGAGCTGCCGCAGCGCCACCTCGGTCTGCCGCCGCATCAACTGGGCTTCGATGTAGCCCAGGGCAACCCCCAGGCTGTCATCCTGGGCCATCTGCAACTGGTAGCAGGTTTCCAGAAACGCCGTGGCTTCCTCCGCTTTGCCTTCGTTCAGCAGCAGGTAGCAGGCATGTTGTGCCCGCTGAATGGCTCCCGTGTCGTTCGGCGCATCCGGCGTGGCCGCAGCCGGAGCGGCGACAAACGCCTTGAGGCGTTCGACGGCCGCCGCCGTGCGCCCACTGCGTATAGCCACTGCCGCCTGCGCCATGACGAGCCACTCGGGTTCGACCGCGACCGTCTCCGGCTCGGAAATGTACAGGTCAGGGGGCGCCTCCTCGCGCATTCGCCCGAACAGCGTCTGGCGCAGCGTCACCATGTCGCGCAGTTCGCGTTCGGCCTCGGCGTAGGCTTTGGAAGCCACCAGCGCCGTTGCCCAGGCCCGCTGCACCTTGGATAGCGCACCGGCAAGGGTGTCGCTGCCAGGGACATCGTCGCTGTACAGGTCATAGTCGCCACGGGCATAGGCCGTGATGATCTGGTTGGCCAGGCGCTCGCTGGTCAGACGGTACAGCGGCAGCCGCGTCCGCTCCGGCAGGGCCTCGGTCAGGGTCAACTGCAGGCCAAGGCGGATGTCATCCGGGGTTGCCGCCAGAACCTGTACCAGCGCCGGCACGATCAGCGACTCCCGACCGGACTGACTGCGGGCCAGCGTGCAAAGCAGCGTCACCAGCGGTTCATAGGTGTCCTCATCGGCGCGCTCCCGCAGCCGGGCGACAAGATAGGCTTCCACCGGCGGTAGGGCTTCGTTGAGCAGGTCGTACCGGGCCAGCACTGAGAGAAACGTCAGGTGGGCGGCAAGCTGGTTGCGTCGTCCGGCGAGCATCCGCCGCCACGTCCCCAGGGCGGCTGTCCGGTTGCCCATTTCATAGAGGGCGGCGCCTTCGGCCGCCATGGCTTCCGGGTCTTCCGGGGCCAGTTCACGCGCCAGCCGCGCATGCTCCAGGGCTTCGGGGTGGCGTTTGCGCGCACACAGAAAATAGGCCAGTGCCGTCTGTGCTGATGCCGAACGGGGAGAAGCTTCTGTTTCGGCCACCAGGAAGCGCAGGGCATCCGCCGCCCGCGAGTCATCCAGAGTCAGCCAGACGCCATAGTTGCGCGCCGTGCGAAACCAGTCTTCCCCGGTGAGTTCGCGTGCCGGGTCCGGCTTGCGGTTGGCCTGCTCGCCTATCGGCCGGATACCCAGCACCTGCCGGTACAGGTTTTCGACCTCCGGCGACCGGTTTCGGAAGTAGAGTTCAAGTTGCGCCAGCCGCGCCTGCTGCCAGGCAACCGGCTGTCCGGCGTTCTCAATGGCCAGCCTTGCCAGTTCCTTCTCGCGCACATAGACCAGAAAGTTGATGAGCTGAAGCTGATAGGGCGAATAGCTGGCAGCCAGTTTCCGCATGGTTTGCCGATCCCCCTGCTGGTGGAGCAGCTCCAGAAGCCGCATCACAAGCGGATTTTCTTCCGTGACAAGCGCGCCGGTACGTTGCTGGTAATACTGCTCCAGTACCGTCCGCTCGGCCGCCACATCCCCAACGTTGCGGCAGAAGTCAGCCTTGGCGGCCGTGAAGTCGAAGGCCCCGGGAAAGCGGGCACGGGCTTCCTCAGCCGTCAGCAGCGCAAGCGCCGCCTTGGTGTCCAGACGGGATTCATAGAAGGACAGCAGCGCCCGCAGGGCATTCACATAGTTGGCATCTTCTGCCGACGTCTGCTTTGCATAAGCGTCATCCTTGCGGCGCAGCAGCGCCTGCTCCGTCGCCCGGTACAAGCCCAGATTGGCGGTGATGCTGGCCAGACGCTCAAACTCGGCCGACCCGACAACAGCCCGCGTCAGGCGTTGCGTCAGCGCCTCATCCAGTTGGGCAAGCTGGGCCGCCGTGGCATAGCCGCGGATGACCTGGGGGAAACGTGACGGCCGCACTGTGTAATCGAGCAGGCCGCGTCCACGCTGGACAACTGCATTCTGCGGGGCCTTGGCCAGAGCAGCCTCAAGGGCTTCGAGCCGGCCGAGCGCTGCCACGGCCGATTCACGGTACAGAATGGTCTGCAACCACGCGACCACGGCATCCTCATCGAACGTTTCCGTCGGCGGCGACTTCATGACGCGCGCAAAGCCCTCGTCATAAAAGCTGCCGCCCTCGGCAACGGCGCCGGCCGTCAGCAGGGTCTTTCCGGCGGCAAAATACACCTGCGCCGACAACTGTTTCCGCCTGGCAAAGGACTCCCGCAGCGCCGCGATGGCGCGTTCGGTCTGGCCCTGTTCGAGATACACCTCGGCCGTCGCGGCTGCCCAGCGCGGGTTTTGCGGCTCCAGCTCGGCCGCCCGTTTGAGCGTGGCCAGAGCTTCGTCGTAACGCCCCGCCTGGCGATAAAGCGCCGCCAGGGTACTCCTGAAATCACCCCGCTGCGGCTCGTTGACAATGGCCCTGGCATACTGTTCCGCCGCGCCGCCCAGATTGCCCTGAAACCGGTAGATTTCCGCCAGAACGACATTCCAGCGGTAGTTGCGGTCCGCCTTGGCAGCCAGTTCGGTGTAGTAGCGCGTCATCCGCTCCAGCAGGTTCTGCTGCTCGGCATACCGCAGGGCCACCTGCAACCGGGACGAGTCTTCCGGCTCGCGGTTGATGAGTTCGATGTGCTGGTCAACGGCTTCCTGATGCCGGCCAAGGCGCGTCAACACTTCGATGTAGCCTTTCCGCAGCTCGAACTCATCGGCCCCGGCGGCCAGGTTGGCCAGCCCCTGCTGGTACAACGCGGCCAGATCGGCATCGCGTTTGGCGTCTGCCAGAAGCCGGGCCAGTTCGGTGAAGGCTTCCGTATCCGTGGGATTGGCGGCATACCATTCGCGCAGCGTCGTCTCGGCCGCCGCCACCTGCCCGCTTTCGCGCTGCCGTCGCGCCAACTGGAGCGTCAGACTTCGCCGGTAGTCGCCGGTGGCGATCTGGCGCGATGCCTGGGCCAGTGTCACCGCCTTGTCCACAGCCCCCAGCCGCCCGTAAAAGCGTCCCACTTCCTGCACGACACCCAGATTGTTGCGGTAGTCGCGCGCCAGACCGTCCAGCGTCTGGAGCGCCTCCCCACGCTGGTTGCGGGCTTCAAAAAAGGTTGCCAGTTGCAACCGGTACTTGATGTTTTCACGCTCGTCCCGCGCCAGGGCGACGAGACGTTCCAGCACTTTCCGCTCATCGGCCGCGCGCCCGGCAGCGCGAAACTCATCCCGGACGGCCTCCAGAAACGGAATTTCCGGCCGTCGCGTGGCCTCACGCGCCAGCAGATCAAGTGCGGCATCCCGCCGTTCGGCCCGCTTGAGATAGTCGGCATAGCCGAGAATGAGTTCCGGCGTGTTCTGTTTCGCCAGACGCGCCTGAAAGGCAGCTTCGATGGCGGCCGCCCCATCCTTGCGGCGGGAAAGCACAACCAGACGCTCGATGGCCGGTTCCCGTTCGGCGCCGCCGCCAACCGCAGCCATGTATTCGGCCAGTGCCCGCTCGCGCTGCTGCCGCTCCTCATAGAGCGCACCAAGCTGGTAGGCATAGAGGGTGTCATCGCCGACCCGCTGGCGCAGGGTTTGCAGTGTTCGGATGGCGTCGTCGTAGCGGTAATAGTCCCAGTAGAGCGTCGCCAACTCCAGGTAGGCTTCGGGATCACCCGGCGCGCGTCGGACAATGTTTTCCCAGTGTGCGGCGGCCCCTTCCCAGTCTCCGGCCTCGGCCCGCACTTCCCCGGCCAGCGTCAGAAAGCGGTTTTCAGCCGGATAGACCCTGGCGAGTGCCGCCCATTGCTGAGCGGCTTCGTCCCGCGCGCCAGGGCGCGTCGCAGCCAGCGAGCGCAGCAGCGTGGCCAGTCGCTCGGCGTAGTAAGTCTCCCCCGGATAGCGCGTCACGAGTTCACGGTAGGCGTCAACCGCTTCCTCATGACGCGAAAGCCAGAGCGCGGCATCGGCGGCAAACTGCCGGTGACTGGCGTCATTCTGTGCCCTGGCTTTGGCATAGCTGGTCGCTAGGCGGTTTTTCTCGGAAAGATAAGCCAGATAGGCACTGCGCAGCGTCGGGTCGGCAAAATAATACTGTGCGGCAAGGCGTTCCCACTCGGCCAGGCGGTTCGTTGCCCGGTAGTAGTTCAGCAGTCCGCGCACAAAAAACAGGTTCGTGGGAAAGCGGTCGTGCGCCATGCGGAAGAGTTGCAGGTACAGCCGGGCGTCATTGTTGCCCTCTTCGAGCTGAACATCCTCGAAAAACGCCTGCAAATAAGCGGCCAGGTCTTCGTCGTCGAGTGCTGCTGAAAGCTGCTTCGAGTACTGGGCAAAGGCCGCCTGACGGTCATTGCGGATGAACCACCGCGCCAGACGATGCCGCCAGGTGTTGTCGCCAAAACGTCGGACGGCCTCCTGGTAAGCGCGAAGCTGCTCATCCACCAGACTTTGCTGCCCCAGCCAGCGCAACAACCGTTCGTACAGCCCTTCTTCACGCGGATGTTTTTTGATTTCACCGTACAGAAAGGTCAGGGTCGGGTTGAGGCGTGGCGGCTTACCCGGCGATGACTCGTCAGCAGGGTTCTGCGCCTCGGTCGCAAAGCTGGCAATGACCCGCTCCAGCACCGAAGCATAAGTGACGGTTTCTTTCGGCTCGACTGACCGCCCCAGGTAGTCGGTCTGGTAGTCATAGTCCTGAAAATCCTGGGACTCATCCGAATCGTCGGTGTCGGTCAGGTCGTGGATGCGATAGGCCGACGACGAAGCCACATCTCCCTGTCCCGGTGTGTCCGTTGGGACAAACACCCACCGGCGCGTGGAAACCGGCATCAGCGGCGCCCGCTCCGGTTTTCGTGCCGCAAGCCAGTCGAGCAGCGCGATCAGGCGTTTCCGTTCGGCATTGCGCCGTCCAAGGCGCGCTTCAGCCTCGGCGACCCGCAACGTCACATCGGGAAAGGTCGGCGCGTCTGGAAAGGCACGCAGGAAATCCTCGCCCAGCCGCACGACGGTCTCGTGTTCACCCATGGCGGCAAAGGCTTCAAGCAGTTTGGTGTGAAGTGGCAGCAGCCGCCCGGAACGGGGATACTCGGACTGAAGCGCCGTGAAGAACCGATAGGCCAGCGCCCGGTTGAAGTAGGCCGTTGCCGAACGGTTCGCGCGGGCATACTCGCGGGGAATGTTGTTGCCGGCCAGAATGAGTGACAGGACGCCATTGAGAAACCCGGCTCCCTGGTCAACCTGGGCAATGTCGGCGTACAGGGACAAATCCCCGGCGCTCAGGGTCGTCCCGACTTCGTTGGCGTCGAGCAGGGCCGCCGTGAGTTTGGCCAGCGTCGCCTCGCGCTCCGGCGAGCCGGGACTGGCGCCGCCCATGGCGTACAGGGAGTAGAGAAACCGCGCCGCCAGATCATACTGCCCGATGTTGAGACACATAGCCGCCGCGCGGTCGAGTTCCTCACGCGGCCAGCCGGTCTTCTCGCGGCGTTTTTCGAGCGTGGTCAGGGTCTGCGCGGCTGCGGACAGGTTGCCTTCGTAGGCCAGCACATTGAACAGCCGCGCCGCCGTCCCAAAATCGGACGCCCCCTGGCGAAAACGCTCCTGGAGCTGGCGGCGGTAGGTGCGATAGCGCCCGTACTGGCGCAGCCGCTCATACCAGTCACGGACGATGGCCCGCGGCCAGAGCGGATCGAATGCCTGGTCATAGACGGCCACGACCACATCCCGCTGACCGCGCCGGTCATACAGGCGCGCCCGCAGCTCAAGAAAGAAGCGCATCTCGTCAGGATACTTCGGCTGCCACATGTCCAACGCGCGCAGGGCTTCATCCGCTTTGTCATCCGCCACCAGCCGTTCGAGATAACGCTTCAGGAAGGTGATGTCTTCGGGGCGCTGCTCGATGAGCTGCCGATACCAGTCGGCCACATCCACACCGGTCAGGGCGCGTTTCTGAACCAGCCCGGAGACGCGGTCGGCAACGGCCTGGCGCTCAGCCGCCGAAGGCGTCAGCAAAGCCAGCCGTTGGAGCGTACGGACTTCTTCACTGTAAAGCCCACGCCCGTGGTAAAAGGCCGCCAACCGCCGTACGCCATCCGTGCTTTCCGGCCGCAGGTTGGCGTAGCGCGTCATGAGTTGCAGCGCCCTGGGGATGTTGCCCAATCGCTCATTGAGAAAAGCCCCGTAGCGCAACAGCCGGACATCGGCCGGATACCTGGACTGCAAAGCGGTGATCGCGGCTTCGGCTTCGGCAAACGGCCGGGGGACGAGCGTGGGAACGCCCAGGAAGGTTTCCGTTGCATAGAGGGCATCCCGCAGTTCGGCTGGCGTCGCCCGCGTGGCATCCGTCGCCGGCGGCGCCGACGGTTGGGATGGCTTTGCGGTCGGCGTCCCGGCCGGGGATTTCGGACGCGGCCGGTTCTGGGCCCCAACCATCCACCACGCAACGGGCATCACCACCAGCCCCGCCGCAAGAATGACGAACAGAAAGAGAAAAAACCGCTGCCTGACGGGCTGGGTGGAGCGCGAGCCATCCATACGCGAATCCCCTGTCGGAGTGAACTTGGTGCCGTGTGTCTTTATTACCGGGCCGTGAGAAGTGAACCACAGGACTTGTACGGCATTGTTACTGAAATCACCAGAGACAGGCAAAAGAAAGGCGGTGCGCCGGCTGCGCACCGCCTTGGTCTGGAAACGTAGGCTTGAGTCGCCAGGAAGAACGCACCGGTTCAGCGGGTGGGTTCTGTGCCACTGGCTGTCGGCTGCACCTCGATCTGGCGTCTGACAATACCGTTCGGAGCCGGTGTGAAGGCAATCTGCTGCTGCCGGAAATCAATCTCGATACGGCAGTGGCTCAGGAAATCGCCCCCCAGGATACCGCTCTGTTCAAAACCCGATGACTCATTGAGGCGGCGCATGTCAATGACCGGCAAACGGAGATCAGGGCGCACAAGGTCATAAATCCGCATGGCACCAATCGCCAGAACCGGCACTTTTTCGGATGACCCGGCCGCGCCGACGATCCGCACACACTGATCGGGAAGAATCTTGGACTGCCAGTTGTGCCGCTCGACGACCGATTGATCCACAACCGAGGCACTGGCACCCGAATCCAGGATGAAGTTAAGGATGTGGCCGTCATCGAGCTGTGTCTCAACACTGATGAGTCCGCTTTCCGTCAGGCGGAAAGGCAGACGGGTCGCACCATCACCTGCCGGAGCCGGCTGGGACTTGGGCGCAGCATCGCGTGGAGCGTAACGCAAGCCCAGCGTTCGCTGTGAATAGTCAAGGGTCAGAACAAAATCGGCGAGCGTTGACAGTCCCAGAAAGCCATCCACCTTGGCGCCGTGGCTGTTCAGGCTCTGAATGTCACGGAGATAGACCGGCACGGTTTCAATCTTGATCGGGCCCAGTTCAAGCGACTTCAGGACGCCATAGACGATAGGAAATGTCCCGCTCCCGCCCACGGCCCGGGCCTGTCCTCCGGCGGCCACCGGACGGATACCGAGTTTGGCGGCAGCCTCGTTGGAAAGCACACAGGAACTGGCCCCGGTGTCGAGAACGAAGTTGAACGGCCCCTTGCCGTTGATGCGCACACTGATGTGCGGCCGCCGCCCGTGGAGTTCAAAGGGAATGAGGGCATCGGCGCGTTCCTGAACGACGTTGATGCGTGAGGTTCCAAGGTAGGTGTAGAAACGAATCACCCCTTCGATCCGCTCACGCCGCTCGCTGTCCGTGCGTGGGGCAAGCCGCAGGAAGTTGCGCAGGGAGTCGGCCGCAAAGTGAAAATTCTCCAGCCGGGAGGCAATCCGCGCCGCCAGCAGGTGATAGTCCGGCTCTTCGGGGCTTTCACTGATGGCGGCCATGATGAGTTGCGCCGCCATGGGAAGCTGATTCTCATAACAGGCCAGCTCGGCAATCCCGGCCATGGCGATGGCATTGTTGCGCTTAAGCGCGAGCGCCTGCTTGAGGGCCTCGAAACCATCCCGAAAGTAACCGGAACGCAGGAGCGCCACGCCTGAAATGGCGAGGGCTTCATCGTGCTTTGACAGCGGTGCAAGCAATGGACGCACCACATCGTAGGCTTCCGCATGGTGCCGGGTCTTGATAAGCAGCCAGGCCAGGCCGCAGCGTGCCGGGGCCAGTTCCGTATCGAGGGCCAGCGCCTGGCGGTACACGGCCTCAGCCGCCTCGAAGTCCCCGTTCCGCGCCAATTTGCGCCCCTGCTTCACGAGGTTGGCCGCCTGGCGACGCGCCTCGGAAGCCTCATCCCCCCCCAGGACTGAAGGTGCGGCCCACGTCACCGTCCCCCAGTGCGTAACGCAAAACGTCAGGCACAGGACGGTTGTCCACCGTACCAGGCTTTCAAAAGCCATCGGCCGCCATAAACGGGTAGCGCGGAGCAAGCTTCCCATGAGAACCAACCTCCCTGAATGAGCAGATGAGACACAACCGAATCCGCGCAAGCACGGGAACTGGGGGGCAGCCCGTTTGCACCATCACCGGGTTGCTGGAAACCTAAAGCCGAGCCGTCAGACCGAAACCCGCTCTGACCCAAAAAGGCGTTGCAACGTATGAAAAAGGAGTAAGCCGAACGATAGCCTGCGTTTGTTGTGCGTGGGCAGGATTATAGGCTAACCCGCGCCGGTATGCAAAAAGATGTGGCGTGGCCGCCGTCCCTCACCGGAGGTATCTGCCTGACGCCCGCGGAGCACCCAACCGGGGATATGCCCGCCGGACGGAATTCCGATTTACCCTCATCGCCAAGGGAACTAGCATGGGAGTCACCATCTTCTGTGCCTCGTCCTGGACGGACACCCGTCCCAGTCGAGCCATGAGTCGGGCCCTGAATTGAGCCATGAAAATTGTTTGTCCCGAATGTCAAACCGAAGCGGCGCCGGGGATGAAGTTTTGCCGCAACTGTGGCGAAAAGCTCCCTGACCCACTCGCATCGGCGCCGACGGTTGTTGGCACGGCCCTGCCACCACCAGACCTGGCAAGAACGGTTGAAAGTCCGGCCGCCATACCACCCAGTCCGCCACCTGAAGCCTTCAAAACCGTAGTGGGGCAGGCCGTCACACCGCCGAAGCCACCTCCCGACGCCT
This window of the Chloracidobacterium sp. N genome carries:
- a CDS encoding Uma2 family endonuclease, translated to MSRAPSAPPVERRMSFEEYLRFDDGTDTRYELVRGVLVPMPTATAAHELLISFLAAMMMRFIAAHDLPFVVRVNAGVQTEEDTSRLPDIAVYDRHDWERLLKQGGPAVLRLGEPMRLVVEVTSENWKDDYYDKRAEYEQRRIPEYWIVDGRRKQVVALYLAEDATTYQEQVLKPGDVLASQVLAGLTLPVETILAPPMPEDLLREELQRLSQAAQEAALAQQRIEAERQRAEAERQRAEAERQRAEAERQRAEAAWQQAEAERHRAEAAEARLQRLAARLRELGLDANGT
- a CDS encoding tetratricopeptide repeat protein, producing MDGSRSTQPVRQRFFLFLFVILAAGLVVMPVAWWMVGAQNRPRPKSPAGTPTAKPSQPSAPPATDATRATPAELRDALYATETFLGVPTLVPRPFAEAEAAITALQSRYPADVRLLRYGAFLNERLGNIPRALQLMTRYANLRPESTDGVRRLAAFYHGRGLYSEEVRTLQRLALLTPSAAERQAVADRVSGLVQKRALTGVDVADWYRQLIEQRPEDITFLKRYLERLVADDKADEALRALDMWQPKYPDEMRFFLELRARLYDRRGQRDVVVAVYDQAFDPLWPRAIVRDWYERLRQYGRYRTYRRQLQERFRQGASDFGTAARLFNVLAYEGNLSAAAQTLTTLEKRREKTGWPREELDRAAAMCLNIGQYDLAARFLYSLYAMGGASPGSPEREATLAKLTAALLDANEVGTTLSAGDLSLYADIAQVDQGAGFLNGVLSLILAGNNIPREYARANRSATAYFNRALAYRFFTALQSEYPRSGRLLPLHTKLLEAFAAMGEHETVVRLGEDFLRAFPDAPTFPDVTLRVAEAEARLGRRNAERKRLIALLDWLAARKPERAPLMPVSTRRWVFVPTDTPGQGDVASSSAYRIHDLTDTDDSDESQDFQDYDYQTDYLGRSVEPKETVTYASVLERVIASFATEAQNPADESSPGKPPRLNPTLTFLYGEIKKHPREEGLYERLLRWLGQQSLVDEQLRAYQEAVRRFGDNTWRHRLARWFIRNDRQAAFAQYSKQLSAALDDEDLAAYLQAFFEDVQLEEGNNDARLYLQLFRMAHDRFPTNLFFVRGLLNYYRATNRLAEWERLAAQYYFADPTLRSAYLAYLSEKNRLATSYAKARAQNDASHRQFAADAALWLSRHEEAVDAYRELVTRYPGETYYAERLATLLRSLAATRPGARDEAAQQWAALARVYPAENRFLTLAGEVRAEAGDWEGAAAHWENIVRRAPGDPEAYLELATLYWDYYRYDDAIRTLQTLRQRVGDDTLYAYQLGALYEERQQRERALAEYMAAVGGGAEREPAIERLVVLSRRKDGAAAIEAAFQARLAKQNTPELILGYADYLKRAERRDAALDLLAREATRRPEIPFLEAVRDEFRAAGRAADERKVLERLVALARDERENIKYRLQLATFFEARNQRGEALQTLDGLARDYRNNLGVVQEVGRFYGRLGAVDKAVTLAQASRQIATGDYRRSLTLQLARRQRESGQVAAAETTLREWYAANPTDTEAFTELARLLADAKRDADLAALYQQGLANLAAGADEFELRKGYIEVLTRLGRHQEAVDQHIELINREPEDSSRLQVALRYAEQQNLLERMTRYYTELAAKADRNYRWNVVLAEIYRFQGNLGGAAEQYARAIVNEPQRGDFRSTLAALYRQAGRYDEALATLKRAAELEPQNPRWAAATAEVYLEQGQTERAIAALRESFARRKQLSAQVYFAAGKTLLTAGAVAEGGSFYDEGFARVMKSPPTETFDEDAVVAWLQTILYRESAVAALGRLEALEAALAKAPQNAVVQRGRGLLDYTVRPSRFPQVIRGYATAAQLAQLDEALTQRLTRAVVGSAEFERLASITANLGLYRATEQALLRRKDDAYAKQTSAEDANYVNALRALLSFYESRLDTKAALALLTAEEARARFPGAFDFTAAKADFCRNVGDVAAERTVLEQYYQQRTGALVTEENPLVMRLLELLHQQGDRQTMRKLAASYSPYQLQLINFLVYVREKELARLAIENAGQPVAWQQARLAQLELYFRNRSPEVENLYRQVLGIRPIGEQANRKPDPARELTGEDWFRTARNYGVWLTLDDSRAADALRFLVAETEASPRSASAQTALAYFLCARKRHPEALEHARLARELAPEDPEAMAAEGAALYEMGNRTAALGTWRRMLAGRRNQLAAHLTFLSVLARYDLLNEALPPVEAYLVARLRERADEDTYEPLVTLLCTLARSQSGRESLIVPALVQVLAATPDDIRLGLQLTLTEALPERTRLPLYRLTSERLANQIITAYARGDYDLYSDDVPGSDTLAGALSKVQRAWATALVASKAYAEAERELRDMVTLRQTLFGRMREEAPPDLYISEPETVAVEPEWLVMAQAAVAIRSGRTAAAVERLKAFVAAPAAATPDAPNDTGAIQRAQHACYLLLNEGKAEEATAFLETCYQLQMAQDDSLGVALGYIEAQLMRRQTEVALRQLSRLVERRPEPQVLAEAAALAAKYGAYAPALKWRERLYRLLPGDAENRIEMARLLARTGDLGAAATQLYELAQDRRLKAEERQRGLQQLAAMVLQQPAVGEALLGKARASSDAESLTCLAVLQDALGRTTEAQKTFEQAAQMPYATGTREAYGQFLERTNRPGQAIPAYVQALREGASSDREQVIRAALAANQTGMALALARNVQFVPQTPSAGLPAAGLVYEQPVVSWPAAAYTSASREAADQRLAAQRQLLSRLAAAALAQQDEELAMTFAQALLALAASSPAATDEARQLLAEVRRRLEQQPVRKNLFGLTPTSELNFTDAVGEGL
- a CDS encoding aspartyl protease family protein; translation: MGSLLRATRLWRPMAFESLVRWTTVLCLTFCVTHWGTVTWAAPSVLGGDEASEARRQAANLVKQGRKLARNGDFEAAEAVYRQALALDTELAPARCGLAWLLIKTRHHAEAYDVVRPLLAPLSKHDEALAISGVALLRSGYFRDGFEALKQALALKRNNAIAMAGIAELACYENQLPMAAQLIMAAISESPEEPDYHLLAARIASRLENFHFAADSLRNFLRLAPRTDSERRERIEGVIRFYTYLGTSRINVVQERADALIPFELHGRRPHISVRINGKGPFNFVLDTGASSCVLSNEAAAKLGIRPVAAGGQARAVGGSGTFPIVYGVLKSLELGPIKIETVPVYLRDIQSLNSHGAKVDGFLGLSTLADFVLTLDYSQRTLGLRYAPRDAAPKSQPAPAGDGATRLPFRLTESGLISVETQLDDGHILNFILDSGASASVVDQSVVERHNWQSKILPDQCVRIVGAAGSSEKVPVLAIGAMRIYDLVRPDLRLPVIDMRRLNESSGFEQSGILGGDFLSHCRIEIDFRQQQIAFTPAPNGIVRRQIEVQPTASGTEPTR